The following proteins come from a genomic window of Candidatus Saccharibacteria bacterium oral taxon 488:
- the gyrA gene encoding DNA gyrase subunit A — protein sequence MSDQDKQIQSTSDHESIEATPDMVTEMPTGLERRRLEHVMQDNFFRYSMSVIVDRALPDVRDGLKPVHRRILYSMNQNGNRSTAKFVKSARIIGDVMGKYHPHGDSAIYDSMVRLAQDWAMRYTLVQGQGNFGSMDGDPPAAHRYTEARLDKPAEELLTDIEKETVDFKDNFDGSEREPIVLPAKLPNLLLNGQIGIAVGMATSIPTHNLGELVDATVELINNPEATVDDLLKHVKGPDFPTGAIVYGGAPMRQAYATGRGSVMMRAVAEIQETKKGRHQIVVTEIPYGVNKATLIEKIGELHKEKRVQLADLRDESSRGKVRIVIELKKDAYPKKVLNQLYKLTALQTSFNYNMLALVNTMQPRILGLHDILSEFIKHRQSVVRRRTEFELKKAKARAHILEGYKIALDHIDEVIKTIRASKTQDEAEKNLRAKFGLSEIQAKAILAMQLRRLTGLEREAVENELRELLKLIARLEAILADEQEILNIIKAELLEMKEKYGDERRSKIINHELGKFSDEELIPDEEAVILLTGENYIKRTLLSDYRKQNRGGKGKRGMTTKEEDIIDQVVPANTHDYLLFFTNRGRIFRLKAYEVPAASLSAKGVAAVNLLQLQPEEKITAIIKHEKNAGDQGYLFMATKHGTVKKTPLGDYANIRTNGLIAIKLDDGDELRWIKKTDGKSDVIISTSAGQAIRFNEQDARPMGRAARGVRGVRLRPNDCVVGMDIVTSDEQTLLVISEKGFGKRTKVTNFPSHKRGGVGIKAAIVTAKTGPIISVQTIDPTMNEALLVSQNGQTIRLGLSDIKLLGRTTQGVTIMRLSDGDAVSSIGLMEKRPDEED from the coding sequence ATGAGTGATCAGGACAAACAGATACAATCAACCAGTGACCACGAGTCAATTGAGGCGACGCCGGACATGGTAACCGAGATGCCAACAGGCTTAGAGCGACGTCGACTCGAACATGTGATGCAAGATAATTTCTTCCGCTATTCGATGAGTGTCATCGTTGACCGGGCATTACCAGATGTACGCGATGGTCTAAAGCCTGTGCATCGCCGTATCTTGTATTCAATGAACCAAAACGGTAATCGTAGTACTGCGAAATTCGTCAAATCAGCGCGCATCATCGGTGATGTAATGGGTAAATATCACCCGCATGGTGACTCAGCGATTTATGATTCGATGGTGCGTCTGGCGCAAGATTGGGCGATGCGCTATACCTTGGTGCAGGGCCAGGGAAATTTTGGCTCAATGGACGGAGATCCACCAGCCGCTCACCGTTATACTGAGGCGCGACTCGACAAGCCAGCTGAAGAACTACTAACTGACATCGAGAAAGAAACGGTTGATTTCAAGGATAACTTTGATGGTTCAGAGCGTGAGCCAATCGTGCTGCCAGCAAAATTACCAAACCTACTACTGAACGGTCAGATTGGTATCGCTGTTGGTATGGCGACGAGTATCCCGACGCATAACCTGGGCGAGTTGGTGGATGCGACGGTTGAGCTGATCAATAATCCTGAAGCGACGGTTGATGATTTACTGAAGCACGTTAAGGGTCCGGATTTTCCGACGGGGGCGATTGTCTATGGAGGTGCGCCGATGCGTCAGGCATATGCGACTGGTCGCGGTAGTGTAATGATGCGGGCGGTGGCGGAGATTCAGGAGACCAAGAAGGGGCGACATCAGATCGTCGTCACAGAGATCCCGTATGGTGTAAATAAAGCAACACTAATTGAAAAGATTGGTGAATTGCATAAAGAAAAGCGAGTACAACTGGCTGACCTGCGCGATGAAAGTTCTCGGGGCAAAGTCCGCATTGTCATCGAGCTGAAGAAAGATGCGTATCCAAAGAAGGTGCTGAACCAGCTGTATAAATTAACAGCTTTACAAACAAGTTTTAATTACAACATGCTGGCACTGGTCAATACCATGCAGCCACGGATCTTAGGCTTGCACGATATTTTGAGCGAATTTATTAAGCACCGACAATCTGTGGTGCGCCGCCGTACTGAGTTTGAGCTGAAAAAAGCCAAGGCAAGAGCGCATATTCTGGAGGGCTACAAGATTGCACTGGATCATATCGACGAGGTGATCAAGACGATTCGTGCCTCAAAAACCCAGGATGAAGCGGAAAAGAATCTGCGCGCTAAGTTTGGACTCAGCGAGATCCAGGCCAAGGCTATTTTGGCAATGCAGCTGCGACGCCTGACTGGACTTGAGCGTGAAGCGGTCGAGAATGAACTTCGCGAACTTCTGAAGCTGATCGCAAGGTTAGAGGCTATCTTGGCCGACGAGCAAGAGATTTTGAATATTATCAAGGCTGAGCTTCTAGAGATGAAGGAAAAGTACGGCGACGAGCGGCGTAGTAAAATTATCAACCATGAACTGGGTAAGTTCTCTGATGAGGAGCTAATTCCAGATGAGGAAGCGGTCATTTTACTAACCGGCGAGAATTACATCAAGCGGACCCTGCTCAGTGATTATCGCAAGCAAAACCGTGGTGGCAAGGGTAAGCGCGGCATGACCACCAAAGAGGAGGATATTATTGACCAGGTGGTGCCAGCAAACACCCATGACTATTTGTTGTTCTTTACGAATCGAGGTCGAATTTTTCGCCTGAAGGCGTATGAAGTACCAGCTGCCAGTCTCAGTGCCAAAGGTGTGGCGGCGGTGAACCTGCTCCAGCTACAGCCAGAAGAGAAGATCACCGCTATCATTAAACACGAGAAGAACGCTGGTGACCAGGGCTACCTATTTATGGCAACTAAGCATGGTACGGTGAAGAAGACTCCGCTTGGCGACTATGCCAATATCCGGACGAACGGGCTCATTGCTATTAAGTTAGACGATGGTGACGAGCTGCGCTGGATCAAGAAAACAGATGGCAAAAGTGATGTAATTATTTCAACATCAGCTGGTCAAGCGATTCGTTTTAACGAGCAGGATGCTCGGCCGATGGGTCGAGCGGCTCGTGGCGTACGCGGGGTGCGTCTACGTCCGAACGATTGCGTTGTTGGTATGGATATCGTTACCAGCGATGAACAGACGCTGCTGGTCATTAGCGAAAAGGGCTTTGGTAAGCGTACGAAAGTGACTAACTTCCCAAGTCATAAGCGCGGTGGTGTAGGGATAAAGGCGGCAATTGTGACGGCAAAGACTGGCCCAATCATTTCAGTACAGACGATTGATCCGACGATGAACGAAGCACTGTTGGTATCGCAAAATGGTCAAACAATTCGTCTGGGCTTAAGTGACATCAAGTTGCTCGGTCGAACAACGCAGGGTGTGACGATTATGCGGTTGAGTGATGGCGATGCGGTGTCGTCGATTGGCCTAATGGAGAAACGTCCAGACGAGGAGGATTAG
- a CDS encoding divergent PAP2 family protein: MQYILIPGIAWFVAQSSKHLARLFGRNRRVTQSNPRSPVLFSGGMPSAHSATVVSLALTIGHYQGWGSPLFGLAAWFAAIVLYDAVMVRFSSGQQGDLLNRVVRKDYPKLSTIRVAHGHTLPEMLVGAAVGTVVTFVVIFATR, translated from the coding sequence ATGCAATACATCCTGATACCGGGCATCGCGTGGTTTGTAGCGCAGTCATCAAAGCATCTGGCCCGGCTGTTTGGCCGCAATCGTCGAGTTACGCAGTCGAACCCTCGTTCGCCGGTATTGTTTTCAGGTGGTATGCCGAGTGCTCACAGTGCAACGGTGGTGTCGCTTGCGCTGACCATCGGTCACTACCAGGGGTGGGGAAGTCCGCTGTTCGGCCTGGCTGCATGGTTCGCGGCAATCGTATTGTATGATGCGGTGATGGTGCGATTTTCCTCTGGACAGCAAGGTGACTTGCTCAATAGAGTGGTGCGAAAAGATTATCCAAAGCTGTCAACGATTAGGGTGGCACATGGTCATACGCTACCAGAAATGCTTGTCGGGGCGGCCGTGGGCACGGTTGTAACCTTTGTTGTAATTTTCGCTACAAGATAA
- the pyrD gene encoding dihydroorotate dehydrogenase (quinone) has protein sequence MYKHVIKPLLFLLTPDFTHKLIVFCGRVVQALPPVRWAIRKSWSFQDKSLRQEVGGIAFCNPIGLSAGFDKNAQLSPLMEDVGFGFASGGSVTLEPRKGNRRPWFHRLPKTKSVVVYAGMPNYGLRKISRYIRRNRRRLDNMPTVVSVAVVANKTTRERMGTRLTKEAIINDVKKATEYINDNKLASVVEINISCPNAGKEPFIETESLDVLLTTLDSVPRDVPFWVKMPHLYDVEQFDSLLKVIVQHNVQGVTVANLVKDRSKIDIKDPLTDEIRGGLSGEPTREHSLELIRHAYRNYGDRLIIVGVGGVFSAEDAYVKIKAGASLVGLITGLFFEGPQLVGRLNRELVKLLKNDGFSSVSEAVGADFRKKPKKSKKL, from the coding sequence ATGTATAAGCATGTTATCAAACCGTTATTATTTTTGCTAACGCCAGACTTTACGCATAAGCTGATCGTTTTCTGTGGTCGTGTGGTACAGGCGTTGCCGCCTGTTCGGTGGGCCATTCGTAAGTCATGGAGTTTTCAGGATAAGTCGCTCCGACAGGAGGTGGGCGGCATTGCTTTTTGTAATCCGATTGGCTTGTCGGCAGGATTTGATAAAAATGCCCAGCTGTCGCCGCTGATGGAGGATGTTGGCTTTGGGTTTGCTTCGGGCGGATCGGTGACGCTAGAGCCGAGAAAGGGGAATCGGCGGCCATGGTTTCATCGTTTGCCGAAGACAAAGTCGGTGGTAGTGTATGCTGGTATGCCAAACTATGGTCTCAGAAAGATTAGTCGATATATTCGTCGTAATCGACGGCGGTTGGATAACATGCCAACAGTTGTGTCAGTGGCAGTTGTAGCGAATAAAACAACACGTGAGCGTATGGGTACTCGACTAACGAAGGAAGCGATTATTAACGATGTGAAAAAAGCAACAGAATATATTAATGACAACAAATTGGCGAGTGTTGTAGAAATTAACATATCCTGTCCCAACGCCGGGAAAGAGCCATTTATTGAGACAGAGTCGCTTGATGTCTTGTTGACAACACTTGATAGTGTGCCGCGTGACGTGCCGTTTTGGGTGAAAATGCCGCATTTGTACGATGTAGAACAATTCGATTCACTACTAAAAGTTATCGTTCAGCATAACGTCCAGGGTGTGACGGTGGCTAATTTGGTAAAAGACCGTAGTAAAATTGACATCAAAGATCCGCTGACTGATGAAATTCGCGGCGGGCTGAGCGGCGAGCCGACGCGCGAGCATAGCCTGGAGCTTATTCGTCATGCCTATAGGAACTATGGCGACAGGTTAATAATTGTTGGCGTAGGCGGAGTGTTTTCGGCTGAGGATGCGTACGTCAAAATTAAGGCTGGCGCTAGCTTGGTTGGGTTGATTACCGGGCTATTTTTTGAGGGGCCACAGCTGGTTGGCCGGCTAAATCGTGAGTTGGTAAAATTGCTAAAAAATGATGGTTTTTCTAGTGTTTCCGAAGCGGTTGGCGCTGATTTTAGAAAAAAGCCAAAAAAGTCGAAAAAACTTTGA
- a CDS encoding ROK family protein: MIIAIDTGGTKTLVGRFTDNGTLETTTRFATPTDITAYIKQVVDTITVIAEGAPVTNISIGLPGTVTDGVATYCINLGWCEVPIRDLLAEHFPDAQIILENDANLAGLASIRRLEPQPACGLYVTIGTGIGTSIILNGTLHPSLRSSEAGHMQVAYQSTIDSWENLASGRALSQQFGELSDATPPEAWFEAAKRLSLGLQALIAAIQPNVIVIGGGVGRYTDKFSASLAGLITEKLPSFITCPHIVGAAHPEESVLYGCYDNAIAHR; the protein is encoded by the coding sequence ATGATTATTGCGATTGATACTGGAGGCACAAAAACATTAGTCGGACGATTTACCGACAACGGCACACTAGAGACGACAACTCGGTTTGCCACCCCAACAGACATTACGGCGTATATCAAACAAGTCGTTGACACCATCACCGTGATCGCCGAGGGCGCACCTGTTACAAACATCTCGATCGGTCTACCCGGCACCGTTACTGACGGTGTCGCTACATATTGCATTAACCTCGGCTGGTGCGAGGTGCCCATCCGCGACCTCCTGGCCGAGCACTTTCCCGACGCCCAAATCATCCTCGAAAATGACGCCAACCTCGCCGGCCTCGCCAGCATACGTCGCCTTGAACCACAACCAGCCTGCGGCCTCTACGTCACTATCGGCACAGGCATCGGCACCAGTATTATCCTCAACGGCACCCTCCACCCCAGCCTACGTAGCAGTGAAGCTGGTCATATGCAAGTTGCGTATCAGTCAACCATCGATTCGTGGGAAAACCTCGCTTCCGGACGAGCGCTCAGTCAACAGTTTGGTGAATTATCGGACGCAACACCGCCCGAAGCTTGGTTTGAGGCTGCCAAGAGACTCAGCTTAGGACTGCAGGCGTTGATCGCTGCTATTCAGCCAAACGTTATCGTTATCGGCGGCGGTGTCGGCCGCTACACCGATAAATTCTCTGCATCATTAGCTGGACTTATCACCGAGAAGCTGCCATCATTTATCACCTGCCCGCACATCGTTGGTGCAGCACATCCCGAGGAGTCTGTACTCTATGGTTGCTACGATAACGCTATCGCCCATCGTTAA
- a CDS encoding S1 RNA-binding domain-containing protein, with protein MANPLTMDDLLAQASDSVKQLTTGEVVHGTILSIKKHEVLIDLGPLGVGLVPRREVSMSNNYAEGDEVTASVVEVELDNGYSLLSMRKAARDRGWDEVAAKLESGEIVTVTPYDANRGGLLAEYEGVRGFLPVSQLSAEHYPRVGSNDKDEILQRLNVLVNKEIRVRILDADRKANKLIFSEKEAIKEGLAERFEKLSVGDTVKGIVTGVVDFGVFVNVEGIEGLIHISEISWERVNNPSDYVKVGQTVEAKIIAIDKERLSLSMKQLTKDPWLDEVEQFKSGEDVEGTVTRITPFGAFVQLSPAVEALVHVSELGGDGTDPEKVFTLNERKTFTVLEIDKDNRKISLSLAGSKKK; from the coding sequence ATGGCGAATCCATTGACCATGGACGATCTGCTTGCTCAGGCGAGCGACTCCGTGAAACAACTGACCACGGGCGAGGTTGTGCACGGAACTATTTTATCAATAAAGAAACATGAAGTTCTGATTGATCTGGGGCCTTTGGGCGTTGGCTTGGTGCCGCGCCGTGAGGTGAGTATGTCGAACAATTACGCAGAAGGTGACGAGGTAACTGCGAGTGTTGTCGAGGTTGAGCTGGACAACGGTTATTCACTTTTGAGCATGCGTAAAGCGGCGCGCGATCGTGGCTGGGACGAGGTCGCCGCCAAATTGGAGAGCGGTGAAATTGTAACGGTGACACCGTACGACGCCAATCGTGGTGGTCTGTTGGCTGAATATGAAGGGGTGCGCGGTTTCTTGCCGGTATCGCAGCTATCGGCTGAGCATTATCCGCGAGTTGGTTCAAATGACAAGGACGAGATCTTGCAGCGGCTTAACGTACTGGTCAACAAAGAGATTCGCGTTCGGATTTTGGATGCTGATCGCAAGGCGAACAAGCTCATCTTTTCTGAAAAAGAAGCCATCAAAGAGGGCCTGGCGGAGCGGTTCGAGAAGTTGTCAGTCGGCGATACCGTCAAGGGTATCGTGACTGGCGTGGTAGACTTTGGCGTATTTGTGAACGTTGAGGGAATTGAGGGACTGATTCACATCTCAGAAATTAGCTGGGAGCGGGTCAACAATCCGAGTGATTACGTCAAGGTTGGCCAGACTGTGGAGGCAAAGATTATCGCCATCGACAAGGAGCGTCTCAGCTTGAGTATGAAGCAACTGACGAAGGACCCATGGCTGGATGAAGTGGAGCAGTTTAAGTCGGGTGAGGACGTCGAAGGTACAGTCACACGGATTACACCGTTTGGTGCATTTGTGCAGCTAAGTCCAGCTGTCGAGGCTCTCGTTCACGTTTCGGAGCTGGGTGGCGATGGGACTGACCCGGAGAAAGTCTTTACACTGAATGAGCGCAAGACCTTTACCGTGCTAGAAATTGATAAAGATAATCGCAAGATTTCGCTGTCGCTGGCTGGCAGCAAGAAAAAATAG
- the fmt gene encoding methionyl-tRNA formyltransferase: MLSCGTNVSPIIFFGTEAYSLIALKAIYEAGFPIRAVITKPDMRSGRGHKLTEPPVKTFARQHGILVWQPNKLRDIIPDITALQPVAGVLVAYGKIIPQSIIDLFTPGIINLHPSLLPKWRGPSPIEAAIAHQDTETGVSIMQLDAQMDAGPIYAQHRHPLTGTETKPQLYDELFAAGSDLLVRTLPSILAGTLQPTPQNDADATYCQLLSKDMSLIDPATMTAAAADAHVRAYLGFPRSRLRIHDRELIITKTRASDAPESPLSVKCCDGRYLAVLELIAPSGKQMTAEAFLRGHQG, translated from the coding sequence ATGCTCAGCTGTGGGACTAACGTGTCGCCAATCATCTTTTTCGGCACCGAAGCGTACAGCCTAATTGCCCTTAAGGCAATCTACGAGGCAGGATTTCCCATTCGCGCCGTCATCACCAAACCCGATATGCGTAGCGGCCGCGGCCATAAGCTTACCGAACCACCAGTCAAGACCTTTGCCCGCCAACATGGCATCCTCGTCTGGCAGCCCAACAAACTCCGCGACATTATCCCCGATATCACCGCCCTCCAGCCTGTCGCTGGCGTCCTCGTCGCCTACGGCAAAATTATCCCCCAGTCAATCATTGACCTCTTCACTCCTGGTATTATTAATCTCCATCCCTCGCTACTACCAAAATGGCGTGGCCCTTCGCCCATTGAGGCCGCCATTGCACACCAAGATACAGAAACCGGTGTTTCCATTATGCAACTTGACGCCCAGATGGATGCTGGCCCAATTTACGCCCAACACCGTCACCCGCTCACCGGCACTGAAACCAAACCGCAGCTATATGATGAACTGTTTGCCGCCGGCAGCGACCTGCTCGTGCGCACGCTGCCAAGCATCCTCGCCGGTACGCTCCAACCGACCCCACAAAACGACGCCGATGCCACGTATTGCCAGCTGCTTTCCAAGGATATGTCGCTCATTGATCCTGCCACCATGACCGCCGCAGCCGCCGATGCCCATGTGCGGGCGTATCTCGGCTTTCCACGTAGTCGTCTGCGCATTCATGACCGTGAACTCATTATTACCAAAACTCGTGCCTCAGACGCCCCAGAATCGCCGCTGAGCGTTAAGTGCTGTGATGGACGATATCTTGCCGTCCTCGAGCTGATTGCCCCGAGCGGCAAACAAATGACCGCAGAGGCGTTTCTCCGCGGCCATCAAGGCTAA
- a CDS encoding translation initiation factor IF-2, whose protein sequence is MTEKIVAIADSVTVGELATTLNLPVTTLIGELFKNGIAATINQRLDFETASIIVEELGLEVTLKKKEAAVGHARVEHTLSERAVPRPPIVAVMGHVDHGKTSLLDAILGNKTAAGEAGGITQHISAYQTKRNGRMITLLDTPGHEAFAALRQHGAVLTDVVIIVVAADDGVKPQTVEAIRFARSANAKIVVAINKIDKDTANPQLVKTQLASEHGLNPEEWGGDTVMVEVSAKTGQNLDKLLDMVLLVADMEDLRADEDVPAEGLVIEAHMETGRGAVVGLLVEHGQLKPAHYLVAGTAYGRVRTMSDFRGQTMKMAGPSTPVNVTGFKELPQFGDSFRLAKNEKEARHLAQAVRLEQEKMAASTNVTSSDILKMMSQQHDAESFNVLVKADVQGSLTSVIDSLKLIDTGGLVDLHVIGSGVGNISENDIHLAVGENTVIYGFNVDLPPAVKRLAAREHVEVRLYRVIYELLDNAKQSMEALLAPEVVETEVGQLRVKGVFRTVREEVIAGGEMMTGKVYKGLLARLKRGDEHIAEVEVSSVQRQHQEAKEVFEGEMCGLSLKTTRKVVVEEGDTLEFFTRELVKKTL, encoded by the coding sequence ATGACAGAAAAGATTGTCGCAATTGCAGATTCAGTAACCGTCGGAGAGCTCGCTACTACCTTGAATCTACCAGTCACAACGCTCATTGGCGAACTGTTTAAGAATGGTATCGCGGCGACGATTAATCAGCGGCTGGACTTTGAAACAGCATCAATTATTGTTGAAGAACTGGGTCTTGAGGTGACGCTCAAGAAAAAGGAGGCGGCCGTTGGTCATGCGCGTGTGGAGCATACACTGTCGGAAAGGGCAGTACCGCGCCCACCGATTGTGGCGGTGATGGGGCATGTTGATCACGGCAAGACGAGCCTGCTAGATGCGATTTTGGGTAACAAGACTGCTGCAGGCGAAGCCGGTGGCATTACGCAGCACATCAGCGCCTACCAAACGAAGCGCAACGGGCGGATGATTACACTGCTCGACACACCAGGGCACGAGGCGTTTGCAGCATTGCGGCAACACGGTGCGGTGCTGACTGACGTGGTGATCATTGTGGTGGCGGCGGACGATGGCGTCAAGCCGCAGACGGTCGAGGCGATTCGGTTTGCCCGTTCGGCTAATGCGAAAATCGTGGTGGCGATCAATAAAATTGACAAAGATACCGCCAACCCACAGCTGGTAAAAACGCAACTGGCATCTGAGCATGGCCTTAATCCTGAGGAGTGGGGCGGCGACACGGTGATGGTGGAAGTCAGCGCTAAAACTGGCCAGAATTTGGATAAGCTGCTGGATATGGTGCTACTGGTGGCAGACATGGAAGATCTGCGGGCGGATGAGGATGTGCCGGCAGAAGGCTTGGTGATTGAGGCGCATATGGAAACCGGGCGCGGCGCAGTGGTTGGGCTACTCGTCGAGCACGGTCAGCTGAAACCAGCGCATTATCTGGTGGCCGGCACGGCGTACGGTCGAGTACGGACAATGTCGGACTTTCGTGGTCAGACAATGAAAATGGCCGGCCCGAGCACACCGGTTAACGTAACTGGATTTAAGGAGCTACCGCAGTTTGGTGATAGCTTTCGGTTGGCCAAAAACGAGAAAGAAGCACGGCATCTGGCGCAGGCGGTGCGCCTAGAGCAGGAAAAAATGGCCGCCAGTACCAATGTCACCAGCTCGGATATTTTGAAAATGATGAGTCAGCAGCATGACGCTGAGTCGTTCAATGTTCTCGTCAAGGCTGATGTTCAGGGGTCGCTCACATCGGTGATTGATAGCCTGAAATTGATTGATACAGGCGGCTTGGTGGATCTACATGTCATCGGTAGTGGGGTTGGTAATATTTCAGAAAATGACATTCATCTGGCGGTTGGCGAGAACACGGTCATTTATGGTTTTAATGTCGATCTGCCGCCAGCGGTGAAACGCCTGGCAGCGCGTGAGCACGTTGAGGTGCGACTATACCGGGTAATTTATGAACTGCTTGATAATGCCAAGCAATCCATGGAGGCATTACTGGCCCCAGAGGTCGTCGAGACCGAGGTCGGCCAGCTGAGGGTTAAGGGCGTGTTCCGAACGGTGCGCGAAGAAGTGATCGCTGGTGGCGAAATGATGACGGGTAAGGTTTATAAGGGCCTGTTGGCGCGCCTGAAGCGTGGCGATGAGCACATTGCCGAGGTTGAAGTATCGTCCGTCCAGCGTCAACATCAGGAAGCCAAAGAGGTGTTTGAGGGTGAAATGTGTGGACTCAGCCTCAAAACTACGCGAAAAGTCGTTGTCGAAGAAGGTGATACACTGGAGTTCTTTACGCGGGAACTGGTAAAGAAGACGTTGTAA
- the gyrB gene encoding DNA topoisomerase (ATP-hydrolyzing) subunit B: MAKQTDKQAYDGSQIQVLEGLEPVRKRPGMYIGSTGYDGIHHLIKEIADNSIDEAIAGHATRVEVVLLEDGGVQVTDDGRGIPVDKHPKTGLSTLETVLTVLHAGGKFGGGGYKVSSGLHGVGSSVVNALSTKMIAEVVRDGQLYRVVFATGGIAEPLKKVGKTDRSTGTRIIFYPDPTIFKETVEFDYKWVVSYLRHQAYLTKGVHTSVIDNRTGERQSFYFEGGIQSYVKHLNIGKDILSNDVFYVERQVEDCMVEIAVQYNDTYIETVKPFANNVLTPDGGTHLIGFRSALTRVINDYARKNGLLKEKEDNLTGDDIREGLTAIILVKLPDPQFEGQTKNKLGNPEMRRYVEQVMNEYFAYYLEENPSIAKKIVGKATLAARARKAARAARDNVIRKGALDGMGLPGKLWDCSSKSPSDSEIYIVEGNSAAGSAKEGRDSKTQAILPLRGKVLNTERARLDKMFANKEIVAMIQAFGVGIGDQFDINGLRYHKIIIMTDADVDGSHIATLLLTFLFRYMKEVVEGGYVYLAKPPLYSINRGQKKIYAYDEDEKDKVLASLIADKKSRGTAIDDEQDVTKQAGVTISRFKGLGEMDADQLWETTMNPENRVLIQVSVEDAEEADAIFTRLMGDDVSLRKNFIQSWAKNANLEDLDI, translated from the coding sequence ATGGCTAAACAAACAGATAAGCAAGCCTACGATGGCTCGCAAATCCAGGTTTTGGAGGGTCTCGAACCGGTGCGTAAGCGGCCGGGAATGTACATTGGTAGCACGGGGTATGATGGTATTCACCATTTGATTAAGGAGATCGCTGATAACTCAATTGACGAGGCAATCGCGGGCCATGCGACGAGAGTAGAGGTGGTGCTGTTAGAAGACGGTGGTGTGCAGGTGACTGATGATGGGCGCGGTATTCCGGTTGATAAACATCCAAAAACTGGTTTGTCTACTCTAGAAACCGTGCTGACAGTGCTGCATGCTGGTGGTAAGTTTGGCGGCGGCGGCTACAAAGTGTCATCTGGACTCCACGGCGTAGGCTCAAGCGTGGTAAACGCGCTTTCAACCAAAATGATCGCTGAAGTAGTGCGTGATGGTCAGCTGTACCGCGTGGTGTTTGCAACTGGTGGTATCGCTGAACCACTGAAGAAGGTTGGTAAAACTGATCGGTCAACCGGAACGCGCATAATATTCTACCCAGATCCAACGATTTTTAAGGAGACGGTGGAGTTTGACTATAAGTGGGTGGTTAGTTATCTGCGCCACCAGGCATACCTCACCAAAGGCGTGCACACCTCGGTTATCGACAATCGAACAGGTGAGCGACAGTCATTTTACTTTGAGGGCGGTATTCAGAGCTACGTGAAGCACCTCAACATTGGTAAAGATATTTTATCAAACGATGTCTTTTATGTTGAGAGACAGGTTGAAGATTGCATGGTAGAGATTGCCGTACAGTATAATGATACTTACATTGAGACAGTAAAGCCGTTCGCCAACAACGTGTTAACACCAGATGGTGGTACGCACTTGATCGGTTTTCGCTCAGCCTTAACGAGGGTTATCAACGACTACGCGCGTAAGAATGGCCTGCTGAAAGAAAAGGAAGATAACCTGACCGGTGACGACATTCGTGAGGGTCTGACGGCAATTATCTTAGTCAAGTTGCCTGATCCACAGTTTGAAGGTCAGACCAAGAACAAACTTGGTAATCCAGAAATGCGCCGCTATGTCGAGCAGGTGATGAACGAGTATTTTGCGTATTATCTTGAGGAAAACCCGAGTATTGCTAAGAAAATTGTCGGCAAGGCGACCTTGGCGGCTCGGGCGCGTAAGGCGGCGCGAGCAGCTCGTGACAATGTGATCCGTAAGGGCGCACTTGATGGTATGGGGCTGCCGGGTAAGTTGTGGGATTGCTCGAGCAAGAGCCCGAGCGATAGTGAAATTTACATCGTCGAGGGTAATTCAGCGGCTGGGTCGGCCAAAGAGGGTCGCGACAGCAAAACACAGGCGATTTTGCCACTCCGCGGTAAGGTGTTGAATACTGAGCGGGCGCGACTTGATAAAATGTTTGCTAACAAAGAGATTGTGGCAATGATCCAGGCATTTGGTGTCGGTATCGGTGATCAGTTTGATATTAATGGCTTGCGTTACCACAAAATTATCATCATGACTGATGCCGATGTTGACGGTAGTCACATCGCGACGTTGCTTCTGACCTTCCTGTTCCGCTATATGAAGGAGGTGGTTGAGGGTGGCTATGTGTATCTTGCCAAACCACCGCTATACTCAATCAACCGTGGGCAGAAGAAGATTTATGCGTATGATGAGGATGAAAAAGACAAAGTATTGGCGAGCCTAATTGCCGATAAGAAAAGTCGTGGTACAGCAATCGATGATGAACAAGATGTCACCAAGCAGGCTGGCGTGACAATTTCACGATTTAAGGGTCTTGGTGAGATGGATGCCGACCAGCTGTGGGAGACAACGATGAATCCAGAAAATCGTGTATTGATTCAAGTCAGTGTGGAAGACGCCGAAGAGGCGGATGCGATCTTTACGCGGTTGATGGGCGATGACGTGAGTTTGCGCAAAAACTTTATTCAAAGCTGGGCAAAAAATGCTAACTTGGAGGATTTGGATATTTAA